In Pseudomonas saudiphocaensis, one DNA window encodes the following:
- the prmC gene encoding peptide chain release factor N(5)-glutamine methyltransferase yields MPTIESLLNDSNLPDSSSPRLDVELLLAHALDKPRSYLRTWPERVPTDEQCQRFAGYLQRRRQGEPVAYILGRQGFWNLDLEVAAHTLIPRPDTELLVETALQLLPATAVQVLDLGTGTGAIALALARERPAWQATGVDRVAEAVALAERNARQLSLHNVRFHQSHWFSALQGQRYDLIVSNPPYIRAGDPHLSQGDVRFEPGSALVAGEDGLDDIRHIIVQAPAHLQSAGWLLLEHGYDQAEAVRTLLSEGGFVAVESRRDYGGHERISLGRRNRGNNEC; encoded by the coding sequence ATGCCCACCATCGAATCCTTGCTGAACGACAGCAACCTGCCCGACTCGTCGAGCCCTCGGCTGGATGTCGAGCTATTGCTTGCTCATGCCCTGGATAAGCCGCGCAGCTATTTGCGCACCTGGCCAGAGCGCGTGCCTACCGACGAGCAGTGCCAGCGTTTTGCGGGCTATCTGCAGCGTCGTCGCCAAGGCGAACCTGTGGCCTATATTCTCGGGCGTCAGGGGTTTTGGAATCTCGATCTCGAAGTCGCGGCGCACACCTTGATCCCTCGGCCAGATACGGAGTTGCTGGTTGAGACTGCGTTGCAACTACTCCCGGCGACCGCCGTCCAGGTGCTGGATCTTGGCACCGGCACTGGTGCGATCGCCTTGGCGCTGGCCAGAGAGCGTCCGGCTTGGCAGGCAACCGGGGTGGACCGCGTCGCCGAGGCCGTCGCCTTGGCGGAACGCAACGCCCGGCAACTGAGCCTGCATAATGTGCGCTTTCACCAGAGCCATTGGTTTTCCGCGTTGCAGGGGCAGCGTTACGATCTGATCGTGAGTAATCCACCCTATATACGAGCTGGCGACCCGCATCTATCCCAGGGTGATGTGCGTTTCGAGCCCGGCAGTGCGCTGGTAGCCGGCGAAGATGGTTTGGATGACATTCGGCACATCATCGTCCAGGCACCGGCTCACCTGCAGAGCGCCGGATGGTTGCTGCTGGAGCATGGCTATGATCAGGCCGAGGCGGTGCGGACGTTGCTCAGCGAGGGCGGCTTCGTGGCGGTTGAAAGTCGGCGCGATTACGGCGGTCACGAACGCATCAGTCTCGGGCGACGGAACAGGGGAAATAATGAATGTTGA
- a CDS encoding molybdopterin-synthase adenylyltransferase MoeB: MLSDDELLRYSRQILLKQVDIDGQLKLKQSRVLIVGLGGLGSPVALYLAAAGVGEMHLADFDSLDMTNLQRQIVHETASVDLPKVDSAIARLSALNPLIKLVPHRVALDAESIGAVVDQVDLVLDCTDNFAIREVMNAACVAAKKPLVSGAAIRLEGQLTVFDPRVESSPCYHCLYGHGSEAELTCSEAGVLGPVVGVIGSLQALEALKLLAGFGEPLVGRLLLVDALGSRFRELKVKRDPACAVCGPQHG, from the coding sequence ATGTTGAGTGACGACGAGCTGCTGCGTTACAGCCGCCAAATCTTGTTGAAGCAGGTCGATATCGACGGCCAGCTGAAGCTCAAGCAGAGCCGCGTTCTGATCGTCGGGCTGGGAGGGCTGGGCTCGCCCGTGGCGTTGTATCTCGCCGCCGCCGGCGTTGGCGAAATGCACCTGGCCGATTTCGACAGCCTCGATATGACCAATCTGCAGCGGCAGATCGTGCATGAAACAGCCTCGGTTGACCTGCCCAAGGTGGATTCGGCCATTGCACGGCTATCGGCGCTCAACCCGTTGATCAAATTGGTGCCGCATCGCGTTGCGCTGGATGCGGAGAGTATCGGCGCAGTTGTCGATCAGGTCGATCTGGTGCTGGACTGTACCGACAACTTCGCCATCCGTGAGGTCATGAATGCCGCCTGCGTGGCGGCGAAGAAGCCGCTGGTCAGTGGTGCCGCGATTCGTCTGGAAGGGCAACTGACGGTTTTTGATCCGCGTGTCGAGAGCAGCCCTTGCTATCACTGTTTATACGGCCATGGCAGCGAAGCAGAGCTGACCTGCAGCGAGGCAGGTGTGCTCGGTCCGGTGGTGGGTGTGATCGGCAGCTTGCAGGCGCTTGAAGCACTGAAGCTTCTGGCTGGTTTTGGCGAGCCGCTGGTGGGCCGTTTGCTGCTGGTAGATGCCTTGGGTAGTCGTTTCCGCGAGTTGAAGGTCAAGCGTGACCCAGCCTGCGCGGTCTGTGGGCCGCAGCATGGCTGA